One window of the Eucalyptus grandis isolate ANBG69807.140 chromosome 6, ASM1654582v1, whole genome shotgun sequence genome contains the following:
- the LOC104452174 gene encoding mitogen-activated protein kinase kinase kinase 1 isoform X1, with product MRGYVIAGFLILLPIVLDVVNEFQRDLGGCDCRFRRFEYCWGFEFLCLVTGKPGFARKRVVREANRVNVEVKQDRGVWLWFGETAVPSSSCSFFIINDEDSSSTTTTPTNISPGRTSRGIITNFDKGQLLGRGSFGSVYEGIADDGFFIAIKEVSLLDQGDRGRQIILYLEQEIALLSQFEHENIVRFLGTAKDDSNLYIFLELMTKGSLANLYQTYHFRDSQVSSYTRQILNGLKYLHDRNVVHRDIKCANILVHANGTVKLADFGLAKATTLNDVKSCKGTAFWMAPEVVNAKDRGYGLAADIWSLGCTVLEMLTSRVPYFPLEWMQALFRIGRGEPPPVPDSLSIDARDFILQCIRVEPEDRPTAAQLLDHPFVKGPVATLLGSVSPCRHLSG from the exons ATGAGAGGCTACGTGATCGCCGGGTTCCTCATCTTGCTGCCCATTGTGCTCGACGTAGTCAACGAGTTCCAGAGAGACTTGGGCGGATGCGATTGCCGTTTCCGGCGCTTTGAGTATTGCTGGGGCTTTGAGTTCCTTTGCCTGGTAACTGGTAAACCTG GTTTCGCGAGGAAACGAGTGGTAAGGGAAGCAAATAGGGTAAATGTTGAAGTGAAGCAGGACAGGGGAGTGTGGCTATGGTTTGGGGAGACCGCAGTGCCGTCGTCGTCTTGctcatttttcattataaatGACGAGGACTCTTCAAGCACGACAACTACGCCGACAAATATTTCACCCGGCCGGACGTCCAGAGGGATCATCACAAATTTCGATAAGGGTCAGCTTCTGGGCCGTGGGTCATTTGGATCGGTCTACGAAGGAATAGCTGA TGATGGATTCTTTATTGCTATAAAGGAAGTCTCATTACTCGATCAAGGAGATAGAGGAAGGCAAATTATCTTGTATTTGGAGCAG GAGATTGCTCTTCTAAGTCAGTTTGAACATGAGAACATAGTCCGTTTTCTCGGCACAGCAAAG GATGATTCCAATCTCTATATTTTTCTCGAGCTCATGACAAAAGGCTCCCTTGCTAATCTCTATCAAACATATCATTTCAGAGATTCTCAAGTTTCTTCGTACACAAGACAGATCTTAAATGGTCTAAAGTATCTTCATGATCGCAATGTGGTCCACAG GGATATCAAATGTGCAAACATTTTGGTACATGCAAATGGAACTGTGAAACTTGCAGATTTTGGATTAGCTAAG GCAACCACATTAAATGATGTCAAATCTTGCAAGGGCACGGCATTCTGGATGGCACCGGAG GTGGTAAATGCCAAAGACCGTGGCTATGGGCTTGCAGCTGATATATGGAGCCTTGGGTGCACTGTCTTGGAGATGCTGACCAGTCGGGTCCCATATTTTCCTTTGGAATGG ATGCAAGCATTGTTTCGGATCGGAAGGGGCGAGCCACCACCAGTACCAGATTCTTTATCGATAGATGCAAGGGATTTTATCTTGCAATGTATACGAGTTGAACCTGAAGACCGGCCCACCGCCGCTCAGCTCTTAGATCATCCATTTGTGAAGGGACCAGTTGCCACATTGTTGGGCTCGGTGTCTCCTTGTCGCCATCTCAGTGGATGA
- the LOC104452174 gene encoding mitogen-activated protein kinase kinase kinase 1 isoform X2, translated as MRGYVIAGFLILLPIVLDVVNEFQRDLGGCDCRFRRFEYCWGFEFLCLVTGKPGFARKRVVREANRVNVEVKQDRGVWLWFGETAVPSSSCSFFIINDEDSSSTTTTPTNISPGRTSRGIITNFDKGQLLGRGSFGSVYEGIADDGFFIAIKEVSLLDQGDRGRQIILYLEQEIALLSQFEHENIVRFLGTAKDDSNLYIFLELMTKGSLANLYQTYHFRDSQVSSYTRQILNGLKYLHDRNVVHRDIKCANILVHANGTVKLADFGLAKATTLNDVKSCKGTAFWMAPEVVNAKDRGYGLAADIWSLGCTVLEMLTSRVPYFPLEWADASIVSDRKGRATTSTRFFIDRCKGFYLAMYTS; from the exons ATGAGAGGCTACGTGATCGCCGGGTTCCTCATCTTGCTGCCCATTGTGCTCGACGTAGTCAACGAGTTCCAGAGAGACTTGGGCGGATGCGATTGCCGTTTCCGGCGCTTTGAGTATTGCTGGGGCTTTGAGTTCCTTTGCCTGGTAACTGGTAAACCTG GTTTCGCGAGGAAACGAGTGGTAAGGGAAGCAAATAGGGTAAATGTTGAAGTGAAGCAGGACAGGGGAGTGTGGCTATGGTTTGGGGAGACCGCAGTGCCGTCGTCGTCTTGctcatttttcattataaatGACGAGGACTCTTCAAGCACGACAACTACGCCGACAAATATTTCACCCGGCCGGACGTCCAGAGGGATCATCACAAATTTCGATAAGGGTCAGCTTCTGGGCCGTGGGTCATTTGGATCGGTCTACGAAGGAATAGCTGA TGATGGATTCTTTATTGCTATAAAGGAAGTCTCATTACTCGATCAAGGAGATAGAGGAAGGCAAATTATCTTGTATTTGGAGCAG GAGATTGCTCTTCTAAGTCAGTTTGAACATGAGAACATAGTCCGTTTTCTCGGCACAGCAAAG GATGATTCCAATCTCTATATTTTTCTCGAGCTCATGACAAAAGGCTCCCTTGCTAATCTCTATCAAACATATCATTTCAGAGATTCTCAAGTTTCTTCGTACACAAGACAGATCTTAAATGGTCTAAAGTATCTTCATGATCGCAATGTGGTCCACAG GGATATCAAATGTGCAAACATTTTGGTACATGCAAATGGAACTGTGAAACTTGCAGATTTTGGATTAGCTAAG GCAACCACATTAAATGATGTCAAATCTTGCAAGGGCACGGCATTCTGGATGGCACCGGAG GTGGTAAATGCCAAAGACCGTGGCTATGGGCTTGCAGCTGATATATGGAGCCTTGGGTGCACTGTCTTGGAGATGCTGACCAGTCGGGTCCCATATTTTCCTTTGGAATGG GCAGATGCAAGCATTGTTTCGGATCGGAAGGGGCGAGCCACCACCAGTACCAGATTCTTTATCGATAGATGCAAGGGATTTTATCTTGCAATGTATACGAGTTGA